The Acropora muricata isolate sample 2 chromosome 5, ASM3666990v1, whole genome shotgun sequence genome includes a window with the following:
- the LOC136918182 gene encoding trichohyalin-like isoform X1, with protein sequence MATTSRALTADTRHVLRIRERRKKNHSYLNSDPALAECRRWIEEVTGKNFKNEDFRESLADGILLCELIQTVGGFPLARINRLPTAYAGIDNLNTFFKVCEVLGLTKIHLFDVTDLQEVKSRRGDSISSRVKETQRRLQNVAITILWLAKALEKQGYQGPALDFSCFHHLIPEVRYQGKKGRPARKRQSLSDPETKRRNVANIPLTKPDRVFDKVDIRDKKQKLNTLENQPNKEQTTSEPPRRRSTGAIYKRLKDKHFDQVEGKTNQKENKQAKFKLHEAGLYGKQELFIRRENQTHMELAVLDSKRGRRGSGSDRVASVQPISLGRKVEVDLKGKQKKFEGLDRQAEQQSAVLNGKTRPVSWGPSENRPMLKKQNPVDVGFKEKHKNYEQLQRQATTESAVLEGKIRPQFDRLDGRPDKVPISTRADVKLREKQRDFEKLDYQAQKEKAVLEGNLRPASGESKGKRPTSVVIPKREEIKLGEKKATFEELDRKAEQDASVLRGEHRQTLTEIDGRVKAPKVGLPRESHVALLEKQRTFEAMDHQARKESEILERNKRKSFGSSIREPTPLSTSTRPQITGLQSSLDRKAHPADVRRRNQQERAPRPVSNYYDYSTFQNGHPESSKVYHFGDTSEDSLDQVFKDEPLQSVPVYKEESMQGIQNEKHTFEDRRRDYSSHERKRYDEPERRPEEPMEIDVSDAKNLPYRDMVRAPPKKSRQTFIRESSNDASKEEMPWRKEVREVKDMRSLSPDDEQDMIYGGQPSSPRSELGKAQYRDLVAPPSKSTVGSFASVRSNRGNTEEMPWRKEVKDIRRSVSEEESSKSSSFATEDQSAELRKIRPSSLKRDTFVTKQDEKREEEMPWRKEVRELKARSRTEEDYEDESAIPDVDPSTAPNVRKLSYKEFIKAPARKQKDAFQAKDDNRNREEMPWRKEVREFSRSRANSEEGEERLQKSSETLVESVPERDFGKYEQVTKSPRKAKDGFVPYEEKTREEMPWRKEVREMKRTITEDEQVPPSAANIRPSQDDQKELSKFSYRDFIGKPRRKSDGFLARAKKEEEEMPWRKEVRELIAKPSEMEQISQSSRSDLESAPTDEFDGRAGGRNCVSYRNHGTQNLSYKDFVCPPSKAVESHSGPVQRRSTKVRDLTRKFADIEADQHRVKHNGPPAQKSLVDVAELKRIERDMKTRSWHGFPSSGYDSDNDYDRDVKRRQRTLSQNEEEESGYGETHQRENVSALDEFDDVFQDPDGYFDQMKVPPPERKVDASAGDLNAAPSWEQRKDLKEEPSSGLTNERYRGTDLSYYSKTYDNAKPFRDDPSQLHQSSDDRIVVKQSWIQSNRVELAESSRREPQEMKQGYNRSYVSQQPQSAEPHYRGHEENRLHQTQIDGKKDADDLLQRGAIFEDKCSVEQKEYARGGRSYYSEYYRNREDDHVHKQRDNWVSRNEPLDARDPPEQVQPVKIQAKEDDGMVFGAPIVLMGRRTTKTQKMDYGPRPYVPFQIENERRGGQEGRKFISVEDRSYNGTSTVQDTPSGDVMEPKRTYRPQVFGVFARHDKPQSQQRDQGNGHESSFPQPRESGDSLQEKRRGHMLYLDENDHGKEEDSNEGEKSENKPWYVEEGRHQVAEPLNNIQPPPAISSAVESQTRPWGSGGFDAPSLKDEQRTGRRRVMNFSDDLDDEAASLNNDDEFQVLAQPVQGDVLENERRRKQKEKEEKVREQLRDADYREKYRKELEEKNRKQRENSKYLMNLQMRAALEPDEDAPFDDNARQREAGQREDEVFNGKSSEDNGSGKGVFDSFVAEEDYWQKEVETKWPNDDINRYDRPRRKRSNEMKADRDDIDIVREESLIHREYRDPEYEARLRKLKVEEELMVQEAERLKREEAYVKQEVDESIIAPTEKSSVEFSIDEEVFKNLQEEDKKPEEPFDENRNHYFASEVKPKKKDVFYNDEVLTSNKGLDSRGEKIEYTDNFSKPEVEVLPVNGYHDEGTDYTDIPRDVSKQNGDLAGQSGADPEVNGYDGYSIYQTYIHGESNHVICMSCGTSIEKSPAMYIAELDCYWHVNCFCCVVCRAWFGDENSPVLRITNSMLHCERCYITSDGERCTEV encoded by the exons GACAACCTTAACACTTTTTTCAAAGTGTGCGAGGTTCTTGGTCTGACCAAAATTCATCTCTTTGATGTAACTGATCTACAAGAGGTGAAGTCTCGTCGCGGTGATTCCAT atcttcaagGGTAAAGGAAACTCAAAGACGTCTACAAAAT GTTGCCATTACAATATTGTGGTTAGCCAAAGCTCTCGAGAAACAGGGTTACCAAGGCCCAGCGCTCGATTTCAGTTGTTTTCATCATTTAATTCCG GAGGTGCGTTACCAAGGTAAAAAGGGTCGACCAGCAAGAAAAAGACAATCCTTGAGTGATCCGGAAACTAAAAGACGTAACGTAGCAAACATTCCATTGACAAAACCAGATCGCGTCTTCGATAAAGTTGATATCAGAGACAAAAAGCAGAAATTGAATACCCTTGAAAACCAACCAAACAAG GAGCAAACGACTTCAGAGCCACCCAGGCGAAGGTCTACGGGAGCAATTTATAAACGGCTCAAAGATAAACACTTCGATCAAGTGGAAGgaaaaaccaatcagaaagaaaacaaacaagcaaagtTCAAACTGCATGAGGCAGGACTCTACGGCAAGCAAGAACTTTTTATTCGTAGAGAAAATCAAACGCATATG GAGTTGGCCGTTCTTGATAGCAAAAGAGGGCGCAGGGGGAGTGGGTCAGACCGTGTGGCATCGGTGCAACCAATATCTTTAGGACGAAAAGTGGAAGTGGATTTGAAAGGGAAGCAAAAGAAGTTCGAGGGACTTGATCGACAAGCTGAGCAG CAATCGGCAGTGTTGAATGGTAAAACGAGACCTGTCTCATGGGGACCAAGCGAAAACCGACCGATGCTTAAGAAGCAAAACCCGGTGGATGTTGGATTTAAGGAAAAGCATAAAAACTACGAGCAACTTCAGCGACAAGCAACCACG GAAAGCGCAGTGCTAGAAGGAAAAATCCGACCGCAGTTTGATAGACTTGATGGACGGCCAGACAAAGTTCCTATTTCTACTCGGGCCGATGTGAAGCTTCGAGAAAAACAGAGAGACTTCGAAAAGCTAGATTACCAAGCTCAAAAG GAAAAAGCTGTTCTCGAAGGAAACCTCCGTCCGGCTTCTGGTGAAAGCAAAGGAAAGAGACCAACATCAGTGGTCATTCCCAAACGGGAAGAGATAAAACTGGGCGAGAAGAAAGCCACTTTCGAAGAACTTGATCGGAAGGCAGAGCAG GATGCATCTGTTTTGCGAGGTGAACACCGTCAAACTCTGACAGAGATTGACGGACGCGTTAAAGCGCCGAAAGTTGGTCTTCCCAGAGAATCACATGTTGCACTTCTGGAGAAGCAACGGACTTTTGAAGCGATGGATCACCAAGCTCGCAAG GAAAGTGAAATTCTTGAGAGAAACAAGCGAAAGTCATTTGGCAGCTCCATTAGAGAACCGACGCCTCTGAGTACCTCTACCAGGCCGCAGATTACTGGCCTTCAGTCCTCTCTGGACAGAAAGGCACACCCTGCCGACGTCAGGCGACGAAATCAGCAGGAAAGGGCGCCTCGCCCAGTTTCCAACTATTATGATTACAGTACCTTTCAGAACGGTCACCCCGAATCAAGTAAAGTTTACCACTTTGGTGACACATCAGAGGATTCTCTTGATCAAGTTTTCAAGGACGAGCCTCTTCAATCTGTTCCTGTGTATAAAGAAGAATCGATGCAAGGCATTCAGAACGAAAAACATACATTTGAGGATAGGAGAAGAGATTATTCTAGTCATGAAAGAAAGCGTTATGATGAACCCGAAAGAAGGCCGGAAGAACCTATGGAAATCGATGTATCCGATGCGAAGAATTTGCCATACCGAGATATGGTTCGAGCGCCACCGAAAAAATCTCGGCAGACATTTATTCGCGAGTCGAGCAATGATGCCTCAAAGGAAGAGATGCCTTGGAGGAAAGAGGTGCGGGAAGTGAAGGATATGAGAAGTCTTAGCCCGGACGATGAGCAAGATATGATTTATGGTGGACAACCTAGTTCGCCACGATCTGAACTTGGGAAAGCCCAATATAGAGATCTGGTTGCACCTCCTTCCAAAAGCACGGTGGGTAGTTTTGCTAGCGTGAGGTCAAATAGAGGGAATACTGAAGAAATGCCTTGGCGAAAGGAGGTAAAAGACATTAGACGATCAGTCAGTGAGGAAGAGTCATCCAAGTCTTCCTCGTTTGCCACTGAGGATCAATCGGCGGAGTTAAGGAAGATACGCCCATCGTCACTGAAACGCGATACGTTTGTTACAAAACAAGACGAGAAACGCGAAGAAGAAATGCCGTGGAGGAAGGAAGTAAGAGAATTAAAGGCAAGGTCGAGAACCGAAGAGGATTATGAGGACGAAAGCGCTATTCCTGATGTCGATCCTTCAACAGCACCCAACGTGCGAAAATTGTCCTACAAAGAGTTTATCAAAGCACCTGCGAGAAAGCAAAAAGATGCTTTTCAGGCGAAAGATGATAACAGAAACAGAGAGGAAATGCCATGGAGGAAAGAAGTGCGTGAATTCTCGAGGTCAAGAGCTAATTCTGAAGAAGGGGAAGAGCGTTTGCAAAAGTCGTCAGAGACGCTTGTCGAGTCTGTTCCCGAACGAGACTTCGGAAAATACGAGCAAGTTACGAAGTCTCCGAGAAAAGCCAAAGATGGTTTCGTGCCATACGAGGAGAAAACAAGGGAAGAAATGCCATGGAGAAAAGAAGTTCGTGAAATGAAACGAACCATAACCGAAGACGAACAAGTTCCGCCGTCAGCTGCCAACATCCGACCTTCCCAAGATGACCAGAAAGAATTGTCAAAATTTTCCTACCGTGATTTTATTGGTAAACCTCGGCGAAAGTCGGACGGCTTTCTGGCAAGGGcgaaaaaagaggaagaagaaatgcCTTGGCGCAAAGAAGTTAGAGAGTTGATAGCAAAACCTTCAGAGATGGAGCAAATTAGCCAGTCGTCGAGATCTGATCTGGAATCGGCCCCTACTGATGAATTCGACGGACGCGCTGGAGGTAGAAACTGTGTATCTTATCGTAATCATGGAACTCAAAATTTGTCCTACAAGGATTTTGTTTGCCCACCATCGAAGGCTGTTGAATCTCACAGTGGACCCGTACAGCGTAGGTCCACGAAGGTAAGAGATCTGACTCGGAAATTTGCTGACATTGAGGCTGACCAGCATCGCGTCAAGCACAACGGACCTCCGGCGCAAAAATCCTTAGTAGACGTGGCAGAGCTGAAAAGAATTGAACGagacatgaaaacacgaagCTGGCATGGTTTTCCGTCAAGTGGTTACGACTCGGATAATGACTACGATCGTGACGTAAAACGCCGTCAGCGGACACTGTCACAGAACGAAGAAGAGGAAAGCGGGTATGGAGAAACGCACCAGCGAGAGAACGTCTCAGCACTTGATGAATTTGACGATGTCTTTCAAGATCCGGACGGCTACTTTGATCAGATGAAAGTCCCTCCTCCTGAAAGAAAGGTAGATGCATCCGCTGGTGACCTGAATGCAGCGCCTTCGTGGGAGCAACGCAAAGATCTTAAAGAAGAACCTTCCTCTGGGTTGACGAATGAACGTTACCGGGGCACTGATCTGTCCTACTATTCTAAAACTTACGACAATGCAAAACCCTTCAGAGATGATCCTTCACAACTTCACCAATCTTCTGATGACCGGATTGTTGTGAAGCAGTCTTGGATTCAGTCAAATCGAGTGGAATTAGCCGAATCGTCTCGACGTGAACCACAAGAGATGAAGCAAGGATACAACAGGTCTTACGTTTCACAACAGCCACAGAGTGCTGAGCCACACTATCGGGGTCATGAAGAAAACAGACTACATCAAACGCAAATTGATGGGAAAAAGGACGCCGATGACTTGTTACAACGCGGTGCTATCTTCGAAGACAAGTGTTCTGTTGAGCAAAAGGAATATGCGCGCGGAGGTCGTTCCTATTATTCGGAGTATTATCgtaacagagaagatgatcaTGTACACAAACAGAGAGACAATTGGGTGTCGAGGAACGAGCCCTTGGATGCCAGAGATCCACCGGAGCAAgttcaaccagtgaaaatacaAGCGAAAGAGGACGATGGTATGGTGTTTGGTGCACCTATAGTATTAATGGGAAGACGTACAACAAAAACCCAAAAAATGGATTATGGTCCTCGGCCTTATGTACCttttcaaattgaaaatgaaaggaGAGGGGGACAAGAAGGAAGgaagtttatttcagttgaagATAGGTCATATAATGGCACATCCACAGTGCAAGATACTCCGAGTGGCGACGTGATGGAACCAAAGAGGACGTACCGTCCTCAAGTCTTTGGCGTTTTTGCACGCCATGACAAACCTCAGTCTCAGCAGCGTGATCAGGGTAATGGACATGAGTCCTCTTTTCCGCAACCCAGAGAATCAGGAGACAGTTTACAAGAGAAAAGACGTGGCCATATGCTTTACTTGGATGAGAACGACCACGGAAAAGAGGAAGATTCAAACGAAGGAGAAAAGAGTGAGAATAAGCCGTGGTATGTGGAGGAAGGAAGGCATCAAGTGGCTGAACCGCTAAACAATATCCAGCCTCCTCCAGCAATTAGTTCAGCTGTTGAAAGTCAAACGCGGCCGTGGGGAAGCGGAGGTTTCGATGCTCCTTCGCTGAAAGACGAGCAGCGAACTGGGCGACGAAGAGTCATGAACTTTTCAGACGATCTCGATGATGAAGCTGCGAGCCTGAACAACGACGACGAGTTTCAAGTGTTAGCTCAACCGGTGCAAGGAGATGTTCTCGAAAATGAACGAAGgcgaaagcaaaaagaaaaagaagagaaagtaCGAGAGCAATTACGAGACGCCGACTACAGGGAGAAGTACAGAAAAGAGCTCGAAGAGAAAAATCGCAAACAGAGAGAAAACTCAAAATATCTGATGAACTTACAAATGAGGGCGGCCCTGGAGCCAGACGAGGATGCGCCCTTTGATGATAACGCGAGGCAAAGGGAAGCTGGGCAACGAGAAGACGAGGTCTTCAATGGAAAATCAAGTGAAGACAACGGAAGTGGAAAAGGTGTCTTCGATTCTTTTGTCGCTGAAGAAGACTACTGGCAGAAGGAGGTGGAGACCAAGTGGCCGAATGATGATATAAACCGCTATGATCGCCCAAGAAGAAAGAGAAGCAATGAGATGAAGGCAGATCGTGATGATATTGACATCGTCCGCGAAGAAAGTTTAATTCACCGAGAATACAGAGATCCTGAGTACGAAGCGCGTCTGAGAAAGCTCAAAGTAGAAGAGGAACTGATGGTTCAAGAAGCTGAAAGATTAAAAAGGGAAGAAGCATATGTGAAACAAGAAGTTGATGAAAGCATCATTGCACCGACAGAAAAAAGTTCAGTAGAGTTCTCGATTGACGAGGAAGTTTTCAAGAATCTTCAAGAGGAAGACAAGAAACCAGAGGAACCCTTCGATGAGAACAGAAACCACTATTTCGCTAGCGAGGTCAAACCTAAAAAGAAAGATGTTTTCTACAATGATGAAGTTTTGACATCGAATAAAGGTCTGGACTCGCGAGGTGAAAAAATAGAATATACCGACAACTTTTCAAAACCTGAAGTCGAGGTGCTTCCTGTGAATGGTTATCATGATGAAGGGACAGACTACACTGACATCCCACGTGatgtaagcaaacaaaatgGTGACTTAGCAGGACAGTCTGGTGCTGACCCGGAAGTAAACGGATATGACGGTTACAGCATTTACCAGACGTATATTCATGGCGAGAGCAATCACGTGATTTGCATGAGCTGCGGAACGTCAATCGAGAAGAGTCCAGCGATGTACATCGCGGAGTTGGACTGTTACTGGCACGTGAACTGCTTTTGCTGTGTTGTTTGCCGAGCGTGGTTTGGGGACGAGAATAGCCCAGTGCTTCGGATAACCAATTCTATGTTACATTGCGAGCGCTGCTACATTACATCAGATG GAGAAAGATGCACTGAAGTATAG